From one Accipiter gentilis chromosome 3, bAccGen1.1, whole genome shotgun sequence genomic stretch:
- the LOC126052053 gene encoding BCL2/adenovirus E1B 19 kDa protein-interacting protein 3-like isoform X1, with translation MGARGRHVTGRAAGAERGCTRGAMACAGDDGSWVELRCGQGCLEPEPAPSRFFSCHADVERMLLEAQLETESGDGALLALGSSAREDDGAGQVSEQRGESELLPPRSQPQLGCPHPRQRDVPEEAERRERRLPASLSWACAHHPQHLSPKEFAFVCSPQPVLWSLQGGAVGRKKRLFSSELLLLFIPSLLLSHVLTLGLGIYIGKRLAASSANPL, from the exons ATGGGGGCTCGCGGGCGTCACGTGACTGGCAGAGCGGCGGGGGCTGAGCGCGGCTGCACCCGCGGGGCCATGGCGTGCGCCGGCGACGACG gctcctgggTGGAGCTGCGGTGTGGCCAAGGGTGCCTGGAGCCCGAGCCCGCGCCCTCGCGGTTCTTCTCCTGCCATGCCGACGTGGAGCGGATGCTGCTGGAGGCCCAGCTGGAGACAGAGAGCGGTGATGG TGCCCTGCTTGCGCTGGGCTCCTCAGCCCGGGAAGATGATGGAGCCGGCCAGGTGAGCGAGCAGCGTGGGGAGAGTGAGCTGCTCCCTCCccgcagccagccccagctgggctgcccCCACCCCCGGCAG CGGGATGTGCCAGAGGAAGCCGAGCGGAGGGAGCGACGCCTGCCAGCATCCCTCAGCTGGGCCTGTGCCCACCACCCTCAGCATCTGTCTCCAAA GGAGTTTGCCTTTGTGTGCTCCCCGCAGCCGGTGCTGTGGAGCCTGCAGGGAGGTGCtgtggggagaaagaagagactTTTCagttcagagctgctgctgctcttcatccCCTCGCTGCTGCTCAGCCACGTGCTGACCCTGGGACTGGG GATCTACATTGGGAAGCGGCTGGCAGCCTCCTCAGCAAATCCACTGTGA
- the LOC126052053 gene encoding uncharacterized protein LOC126052053 isoform X2, whose translation MGARGRHVTGRAAGAERGCTRGAMACAGDDGSWVELRCGQGCLEPEPAPSRFFSCHADVERMLLEAQLETESGDGALLALGSSAREDDGAGQVSEQRGESELLPPRSQPQLGCPHPRQRDVPEEAERRERRLPASLSWACAHHPQHLSPNRCCGACREVLWGERRDFSVQSCCCSSSPRCCSATC comes from the exons ATGGGGGCTCGCGGGCGTCACGTGACTGGCAGAGCGGCGGGGGCTGAGCGCGGCTGCACCCGCGGGGCCATGGCGTGCGCCGGCGACGACG gctcctgggTGGAGCTGCGGTGTGGCCAAGGGTGCCTGGAGCCCGAGCCCGCGCCCTCGCGGTTCTTCTCCTGCCATGCCGACGTGGAGCGGATGCTGCTGGAGGCCCAGCTGGAGACAGAGAGCGGTGATGG TGCCCTGCTTGCGCTGGGCTCCTCAGCCCGGGAAGATGATGGAGCCGGCCAGGTGAGCGAGCAGCGTGGGGAGAGTGAGCTGCTCCCTCCccgcagccagccccagctgggctgcccCCACCCCCGGCAG CGGGATGTGCCAGAGGAAGCCGAGCGGAGGGAGCGACGCCTGCCAGCATCCCTCAGCTGGGCCTGTGCCCACCACCCTCAGCATCTGTCTCCAAA CCGGTGCTGTGGAGCCTGCAGGGAGGTGCtgtggggagaaagaagagactTTTCagttcagagctgctgctgctcttcatccCCTCGCTGCTGCTCAGCCACGTGCTGA
- the AUP1 gene encoding lipid droplet-regulating VLDL assembly factor AUP1 isoform X2, translating into MEPPAAPGPERLFDSHRFPTDGFLLLALLLYAPVGLCLLVLRVFIGVHVFLVSCALPDSVLRRFIVRVMCSVLGLFVRQSDPQFRDVNVRVYIANHVTQFDHNVINLLTSCNTPALNGAPGFICWSRGFMELGVTGSRAELVDSLKVYSSHRGNPPLLLFPEEAATNGRAGLLRFSSWPFSILDVVQPVALQVQRPLITVSVADSSWITELLWTFFVPFTVYQVRWMPSVPRRAEELSEDFALRVQELLAMELGVVSTRLTAADKTEHMKRLRHTSVLPFAPASNQPLAARPRMPSSLTGIAPEDVRITAMAQRVKEVLPHVPLEVIRIDLAQTNCVDTTIANLLEGRVPFFPESKEAGTDLPAPSTSQAAAASGIQGSIAVPSSKPATKQFAKSPVERHLSLQERKRALYDYARRRFAEKHGAARAGGSP; encoded by the exons ATGGAGCCTCCTGCGGCCCCGGGCCCCGAGCGGCTCTTCGACTCGCACCG GTTTCCGACCGATGGGTTCCTGCTTCTGGCCCTGCTGCTCTATGCACCCGTGGGGCTCTGCCTGCTCGTCCTGCGTGTCTTCATCGGCGTACACGTCTTTCTGGTCAGCTGCGCTCTGCCTGACAGCGTGCTGCGACG GTTTATTGTACGTGTGATGTGCTCAGTGCTGGGCTTATTTGTGCGGCAAAGTGATCCCCAGTTTCGTGATGTCAATGTGAGGGTGTATATTGCCAACCACGTGACACAATTCGATCACAACGTCATCAATCTTCTGACCTCGTGTAATACG CCTGCATTGAACGGTGCCCCTGGCTTCATCTGCTGGTCACGGGGATTCATGGAGCTGGGAGTAACAGGAAGCCGAGCAGAGCTGGTGGATTCCCTGAAGGTGTATTCGTCCCACAGGGGAAACCCACCACTGCTGCTGTTCCCAGAGGAGGCTGCCACCAATGGCCGGGCCGGCTTGCTCCGCTTCAG CTCTTGGCCGTTCTCAATCTTGGATGTGGTACAGCCAGTTGCCCTACAAGTTCAGAGGCCTTTGATCACTGTG AGTGTGGCTGACTCCTCCTGGATTACGGAGCTGCTCTGGACCTTCTTTGTTCCCTTCACAGTTTATCAAGTAAG GTGGATGCCGTCTGTCCCCAGACGAGCTGAAGAACTGAGTGAGGATTTTGCGCTCCGAGTTCAGGAG CTCTTGGCCATGGAGCTGGGTGTGGTATCCACACGGCTCACTGCAGCAGATAAAACTGAACACATGAAGAGGCTGAGACACACATCCGTTCTCCCCTTTGCCCCAG CCTCAAACCAGCCCCTGGCAGCCAGGCCCAGGATGCCTTCCAGCCTGACTGGCATTGCTCCTGAGGATGTGCGGATCACTGCAATGGCTCAGCGAGTCAAGGAGGTGCTGCCTCATGTCCCTCTGGAGGTCATCAGGATAGACCTGG CCCAAACCAACTGTGTGGATACCACCATTGCCAACTTGCTGGAGGGGAGAGTACCCTTCTTCCCTGAAAGTAAGGAGGCTGGTACTGACCTGCCTGCCCCGTCTacctcccaggctgcagctgcttctggcaTCCAGGGCTCCATAGCTGTGCCTTCTTCCAAG CCAGCTACAAAGCAATTTGCAAAGTCCCCTGTGGAGCGACACCTGTCCTTGCAGGAGCGGAAACGAGCGTTGTATGACTATGCCAGGAG GAGGTTCGCCGAGAAGCACGGCGCGGCgcgggccggcggcagcccctga
- the AUP1 gene encoding lipid droplet-regulating VLDL assembly factor AUP1 isoform X1, with translation MEPPAAPGPERLFDSHRFPTDGFLLLALLLYAPVGLCLLVLRVFIGVHVFLVSCALPDSVLRRFIVRVMCSVLGLFVRQSDPQFRDVNVRVYIANHVTQFDHNVINLLTSCNTPALNGAPGFICWSRGFMELGVTGSRAELVDSLKVYSSHRGNPPLLLFPEEAATNGRAGLLRFSSWPFSILDVVQPVALQVQRPLITVSVADSSWITELLWTFFVPFTVYQLLAMELGVVSTRLTAADKTEHMKRLRHTSVLPFAPASNQPLAARPRMPSSLTGIAPEDVRITAMAQRVKEVLPHVPLEVIRIDLAQTNCVDTTIANLLEGRVPFFPESKEAGTDLPAPSTSQAAAASGIQGSIAVPSSKPATKQFAKSPVERHLSLQERKRALYDYARRRFAEKHGAARAGGSP, from the exons ATGGAGCCTCCTGCGGCCCCGGGCCCCGAGCGGCTCTTCGACTCGCACCG GTTTCCGACCGATGGGTTCCTGCTTCTGGCCCTGCTGCTCTATGCACCCGTGGGGCTCTGCCTGCTCGTCCTGCGTGTCTTCATCGGCGTACACGTCTTTCTGGTCAGCTGCGCTCTGCCTGACAGCGTGCTGCGACG GTTTATTGTACGTGTGATGTGCTCAGTGCTGGGCTTATTTGTGCGGCAAAGTGATCCCCAGTTTCGTGATGTCAATGTGAGGGTGTATATTGCCAACCACGTGACACAATTCGATCACAACGTCATCAATCTTCTGACCTCGTGTAATACG CCTGCATTGAACGGTGCCCCTGGCTTCATCTGCTGGTCACGGGGATTCATGGAGCTGGGAGTAACAGGAAGCCGAGCAGAGCTGGTGGATTCCCTGAAGGTGTATTCGTCCCACAGGGGAAACCCACCACTGCTGCTGTTCCCAGAGGAGGCTGCCACCAATGGCCGGGCCGGCTTGCTCCGCTTCAG CTCTTGGCCGTTCTCAATCTTGGATGTGGTACAGCCAGTTGCCCTACAAGTTCAGAGGCCTTTGATCACTGTG AGTGTGGCTGACTCCTCCTGGATTACGGAGCTGCTCTGGACCTTCTTTGTTCCCTTCACAGTTTATCAA CTCTTGGCCATGGAGCTGGGTGTGGTATCCACACGGCTCACTGCAGCAGATAAAACTGAACACATGAAGAGGCTGAGACACACATCCGTTCTCCCCTTTGCCCCAG CCTCAAACCAGCCCCTGGCAGCCAGGCCCAGGATGCCTTCCAGCCTGACTGGCATTGCTCCTGAGGATGTGCGGATCACTGCAATGGCTCAGCGAGTCAAGGAGGTGCTGCCTCATGTCCCTCTGGAGGTCATCAGGATAGACCTGG CCCAAACCAACTGTGTGGATACCACCATTGCCAACTTGCTGGAGGGGAGAGTACCCTTCTTCCCTGAAAGTAAGGAGGCTGGTACTGACCTGCCTGCCCCGTCTacctcccaggctgcagctgcttctggcaTCCAGGGCTCCATAGCTGTGCCTTCTTCCAAG CCAGCTACAAAGCAATTTGCAAAGTCCCCTGTGGAGCGACACCTGTCCTTGCAGGAGCGGAAACGAGCGTTGTATGACTATGCCAGGAG GAGGTTCGCCGAGAAGCACGGCGCGGCgcgggccggcggcagcccctga
- the HTRA2 gene encoding serine protease HTRA2, mitochondrial, with protein sequence MAALARWSRVPLRPGAVRWCRALCGATEARPPPPPPPPPSAGGRALAAALGAGTAALVLLWAREGEGRRPALPALRAAVPAPPPPASPRAAFNFIADVVEKTAPALVYVEIVGRHPFSGRDVPISNGSGFLVSPDGLIVTNAHVVANRRRVRVKLASGEQYDAVVQDVDQVADIATIKIKPKHPLPTLPLGRSSEVRQGEFVVAMGSPFALQNTITSGIVSSAQRGSRELGLTASDMEYIQTDAAIDFGNSGGPLVNLDGEVIGVNTMKVTSGISFAIPSDRLRKFLQKEEQRKSSWFGNAETKRRYIGVMMLTLTPSILAELKLRDPSFPDVSHGVLIHKVIIGSPAHQAGLKAGDVVLEINGQASRRAEDVYEAVRTQQSLALLVRRGYDTLLVSVVPEVTE encoded by the exons ATGGCGGCGCTGGCGCGGTGGTCGCGCGTCCCGCTGCGGCCGGGCGCGGTGCGGTGGTGCCGGGCACTGTGCGGGGCCACCGAGGCCCGTcctccgcccccgccgcctcctcctccttccgccgggggccgggcgctggcggcggcgctgGGGGCCGGGACGGCGGCGCTGGTGCTGCTGTGGGCCCGGGAGGGCGAGGGCCGCCGGCCCGCGCTGCCCGCGCTGCGCGCCGCcgtgcccgccccgccgccgcccgcctcgcccCGCGCCGCCTTCAACTTCATCGCCGACGTGGTGGAGAAGACGGCGCCCGCGCTGGTCTACGTGGAGATCGTGGGCAG GCATCCCTTTTCAGGCCGCGATGTGCCCATCTCTAACGGCTCGGGTTTTCTGGTGTCTCCGGATGGGCTTATTGTGACCAACGCACACGTGGTGGCAAACCGGCGGCGCGTGCGGGTGAAGCTGGCCAGCGGCGAGCAGTATGATGCCGTGGTGCAGGACGTGGACCAGGTTGCAGACATTGCTACCATCAAGATCAAGCCTAAG CATCCGCTGCCCACGCTGCCCCTTGGGCGTTCCTCCGAGGTGCGGCAGGGAGAGTTCGTGGTCGCCATGGGCAGCCCGTTTGCCCTGCAGAACACCATCACCTCTGGCATCGTCAGCTCTGCCCAGCGGGGCAGCCGGGAGCTGGGCCTGACTGCCTCTGACATGGAGTACATCCAGACTGATGCTGCTATCGAT TTTGGGAACTCCGGGGGCCCCCTCGTCAACTTG GATGGTGAAGTGATTGGGGTGAACACTATGAAGGTGACATCAGGCATCTCTTTTGCCATCCCCTCAGACCGGCTGCGGAAGTTCCTGCAAAAGGAGGAGCAGCGCAAAA GCTCTTGGTTTGGCAATGCAGAGACAAAACGCCGTTACATAGGGGTAATGATGTTGACTCTTACACCAAG CATCCTGGCTGAGCTGAAGCTGCGTGACCCCAGCTTCCCCGATGTCTCCCATGGAGTGCTAATCCACAAGGTGATCATTGGCTCCCCAGCCCATCA GGCAGGGTTGAAGGCAGGTGACGTCGTGCTGGAGATCAATGGGCAGGCATCGCGCCGCGCGGAGGATGTGTACGAGGCAGTACGGACACAGCAGAGCCTGGCCTTGCTGGTGCGGCGTGGCTACGACACTTTGCTGGTGAGCGTTGTCCCTGAGGTCACGGAGTAG